One window of the Leptotrichia massiliensis genome contains the following:
- the rbfA gene encoding 30S ribosome-binding factor RbfA — protein sequence MNDRRKRGLEKEISRIIGMTLLTEIKNDKIKNLVSIHKVELTKDGRYLDLTFSILDLKDNINKEKIAEDLNKLKGFFRKKIGSQLSIRFVPEVRIHLDDSVEYGVKIASILNEIKKENDNIE from the coding sequence ATGAATGATAGAAGAAAACGAGGGTTGGAAAAGGAAATATCAAGAATTATTGGAATGACACTTTTAACGGAGATAAAAAATGACAAAATAAAAAATCTTGTATCAATTCATAAGGTTGAACTGACAAAAGACGGACGGTATCTTGATTTAACTTTTTCAATACTGGATTTGAAAGACAATATAAATAAAGAAAAAATCGCTGAAGATTTGAATAAATTAAAAGGTTTTTTTAGGAAAAAAATTGGTTCACAGTTGTCGATAAGATTTGTTCCAGAAGTGAGAATTCATCTGGATGACAGCGTTGAATACGGAGTAAAAATTGCTTCGATATTGAATGAAATAAAAAAGGAAAATGATAATATCGAGTAA
- the infB gene encoding translation initiation factor IF-2, producing the protein MKVHELAKENGFTATKFMEEIRKFGVDKKHHMNVLSDEEVSLIRKKLQKGIQNNQNNSKTENLNKSENKTESTKENIAKTVSNHSESQKNSNAEHNKISESKNINKNYEKSKQPLEKDIKLNVEKKSDDRNNKNNLNNTKNLDNNKNQKFEKSNKFDKKENNKKMEMKVNLSSQNNKANELNKEKQNFQNRENRENSGRTFQNRDNRNREDRNKDGFRKEGRDNFRRDNRNFNKDGNNQTRDNRDNRGFQNRDNRENRENNGRTFQNRDNRNREDRNKDGFRKEGRDNFRRDNRNFNKDGNNQTRDNRDNRGFQNRDRDNQSTGRNFRDRQDNRGFSDRGGFNKDRDDFRRDNRNFSNAKKEPASEIPAATVAEKGKAGGKGKGKFDKKKYEKNKRDRENQEKELRSDFRKDDKKKKKNKKQEKVVKDEIVRIEGESIGMITIGEEIVIKDLAEKLGINVSDIIKKFFMEGKLLTANAILSFEEAEEVALEYEVIVEKEVVEEISYGEKYQLEQEDTVEELVTRAPVITIMGHVDHGKTSLLDALRHTNVMSDEAGGITQKIGAYQVNWKGQRITFIDTPGHEAFTEMRARGANITDISILIVAADDGVKPQTVEAISHAKEAGVPIIVAINKIDKPGADPMKVRTELTEYGLMSPEWGGTTEFVEISAKQKINLEELLETILITAELEELKANPNKRPKAVVVESRLDPKMGAVADVLVQEGTLKIGDVFVAGESHGRVRSMLDDRGKKINKAIVSQPVEITGFNVVPNAGDVLYGVESDKQAKKIVEDFIREKKVNEQNKKKHISLESLSQELEEQELKELKCIIRADSKGSVEALRESLEKLNTEKVVINIIQGSAGAVTEGDVKLAEASNAIIIAFNVRPTTPARIIAEKIGVEIRNYNVIYHATEEIEKAMKGMLDPEYKEVYYGRIEVKQVFKVSNVGNIAGAIVVDGKVTKDSKIRVIRDGIIIFNGELGSLKRFKDDVKEVVMGQECGIGIQDFNDIKAGDIIESYIMEEIPR; encoded by the coding sequence ATGAAAGTGCATGAATTAGCAAAAGAAAATGGTTTTACGGCAACTAAATTTATGGAGGAAATTAGAAAATTTGGGGTAGACAAAAAACATCATATGAATGTACTAAGTGATGAAGAAGTAAGCCTAATAAGGAAAAAACTTCAAAAAGGTATCCAAAATAATCAAAATAACAGTAAAACTGAAAATCTGAATAAAAGTGAAAATAAAACAGAGAGTACAAAAGAAAATATTGCAAAAACAGTAAGTAACCATTCAGAGAGTCAAAAAAACAGCAATGCTGAACACAATAAGATTAGTGAATCTAAAAACATTAATAAAAATTACGAAAAATCAAAACAGCCATTGGAAAAAGATATTAAACTAAATGTAGAAAAAAAATCAGATGACCGCAATAATAAAAATAATCTGAATAATACAAAAAATTTAGATAATAATAAAAATCAAAAATTTGAAAAATCAAATAAGTTTGATAAAAAAGAAAATAATAAGAAAATGGAGATGAAAGTTAATTTGAGTAGCCAAAATAATAAAGCGAATGAATTAAATAAAGAAAAGCAAAATTTTCAAAATAGAGAAAACAGAGAAAATAGTGGAAGAACTTTCCAAAATAGAGACAATCGAAATAGAGAAGACAGAAACAAGGACGGATTTAGAAAAGAAGGAAGAGATAACTTCAGAAGAGACAATCGTAACTTTAATAAAGACGGAAATAATCAAACAAGAGATAACCGTGACAACAGAGGTTTTCAAAATAGAGATAACAGAGAAAATAGGGAAAACAACGGAAGAACTTTCCAAAACAGAGATAATCGAAATAGAGAAGACAGAAATAAAGACGGATTTAGAAAAGAAGGAAGAGATAACTTCAGAAGAGACAATCGTAACTTTAATAAAGACGGAAATAATCAAACAAGAGATAATCGTGACAACAGAGGTTTCCAAAATAGAGATAGAGATAATCAAAGCACAGGAAGAAACTTTAGAGATAGACAGGATAATAGAGGATTTTCTGATAGAGGTGGATTCAATAAAGATAGAGATGACTTTAGAAGAGATAACCGAAATTTTTCTAACGCTAAAAAGGAGCCAGCCTCTGAAATTCCAGCAGCGACAGTGGCTGAAAAAGGAAAAGCTGGTGGAAAAGGAAAAGGAAAATTCGACAAGAAAAAATATGAAAAAAATAAAAGAGACAGAGAAAATCAAGAAAAGGAACTTCGTTCAGACTTTAGAAAAGATGACAAAAAGAAAAAGAAAAATAAGAAACAGGAAAAAGTTGTCAAGGATGAAATTGTCAGAATCGAAGGAGAGAGCATAGGAATGATAACAATTGGAGAAGAAATTGTTATTAAAGATTTAGCTGAAAAACTAGGAATCAATGTTTCTGATATAATCAAAAAATTCTTTATGGAAGGAAAACTTCTTACTGCGAATGCTATTTTATCATTTGAGGAAGCTGAAGAAGTGGCACTTGAATATGAAGTAATTGTAGAAAAAGAAGTAGTAGAGGAAATTAGTTACGGTGAGAAATATCAGCTTGAACAGGAAGATACAGTTGAAGAACTTGTAACAAGAGCTCCAGTTATTACGATAATGGGACACGTTGATCACGGTAAAACATCACTGTTAGATGCACTTAGACATACAAATGTAATGAGTGATGAAGCTGGAGGAATAACACAAAAAATAGGAGCTTATCAAGTAAACTGGAAAGGGCAAAGAATTACATTTATTGATACTCCAGGACATGAGGCGTTTACTGAAATGAGGGCAAGAGGAGCGAATATTACAGATATTTCAATTCTAATTGTAGCAGCTGATGATGGGGTAAAACCTCAGACTGTAGAGGCAATTTCTCATGCTAAGGAAGCGGGAGTTCCAATAATCGTTGCAATTAACAAAATTGATAAGCCAGGTGCAGATCCTATGAAGGTTAGAACTGAATTGACTGAATATGGACTGATGTCACCTGAATGGGGAGGAACTACTGAATTTGTTGAAATTTCTGCAAAACAGAAAATTAATTTGGAAGAACTTCTTGAAACAATACTAATTACAGCGGAACTTGAAGAATTAAAGGCCAATCCAAATAAACGACCTAAAGCCGTTGTAGTGGAATCAAGATTGGATCCAAAAATGGGAGCAGTTGCCGATGTACTTGTGCAGGAAGGGACACTTAAAATTGGAGATGTATTCGTAGCAGGTGAATCTCATGGTAGAGTCCGTTCAATGCTTGACGACAGAGGTAAAAAAATAAATAAAGCCATTGTCTCACAGCCGGTAGAAATTACAGGATTTAATGTTGTGCCAAATGCAGGTGATGTTTTATACGGTGTAGAAAGCGATAAGCAGGCTAAAAAAATTGTAGAAGACTTTATTAGAGAGAAAAAAGTAAACGAGCAGAATAAGAAAAAACATATTTCACTAGAAAGTTTGTCTCAAGAATTAGAAGAACAAGAATTAAAAGAATTGAAATGTATTATAAGAGCCGATTCAAAAGGATCTGTTGAAGCATTAAGGGAATCACTTGAAAAACTTAATACTGAAAAAGTTGTAATTAATATAATTCAAGGAAGTGCAGGAGCTGTAACAGAAGGGGACGTAAAACTTGCAGAAGCTTCAAATGCAATTATAATCGCATTTAACGTACGTCCAACGACACCAGCCAGAATTATTGCTGAAAAAATTGGAGTAGAAATTAGAAACTATAACGTAATTTATCACGCAACTGAGGAAATTGAAAAAGCAATGAAAGGGATGCTTGATCCAGAATATAAGGAAGTTTACTACGGAAGAATCGAAGTTAAGCAAGTATTCAAAGTATCAAATGTTGGAAATATCGCTGGAGCTATCGTTGTTGACGGAAAAGTTACAAAAGACTCGAAAATCCGTGTAATTCGTGATGGAATCATTATTTTTAACGGAGAATTAGGTTCATTGAAACGATTTAAAGACGATGTTAAGGAAGTTGTAATGGGACAAGAATGTGGAATTGGTATTCAAGACTTTAATGATATTAAGGCTGGAGATATTATCGAATCGTATATTATGGAAGAAATTCCAAGATAA
- the tig gene encoding trigger factor — MAVKKLNESTYEVSAVREGEELKHLKEHVLVHFKDAKVDGFRPGHVPAKVIEEKFKKEIEGEILNHIISDEYRKAVAENELKPIADIKLEKYELNDDKVEVVFTIPVLPSFELGQYKGVEVEKEKVEITDEKVNEEIERLRENAAKLKEVAENEEAKNDDVVNINFEGFIDGKAFDGGKAEGYDLTLGSHSFIDTFEDQIAGHKKGDEFDVNVTFPEEYHAESLKGKPALFKVKVNSIKRKEEAELNDDLAKELGFDSVEDMTAKTRENITKREEARAENEFKNKVIDAVVSGTEVEVPEALVQREIDYQINRFAQQLQMQGINLNQYFQMTGQTMEAMRESSKENAEKSVKTELVLAEIAKAESIKATDEEVSKEIETLAAMYGLEKDALIADVRKNGNYERFIDETNYRLVNQKTIDLLVKEAKVK; from the coding sequence ATGGCAGTAAAAAAATTAAATGAATCTACTTATGAAGTATCAGCAGTTAGAGAAGGAGAAGAGTTAAAACACTTAAAAGAGCATGTTTTAGTACACTTTAAAGATGCAAAAGTTGATGGATTCCGTCCAGGACATGTACCTGCAAAAGTGATTGAAGAAAAATTCAAGAAAGAAATTGAAGGAGAAATATTAAACCATATTATTTCTGATGAATACAGAAAAGCAGTTGCAGAAAATGAATTAAAACCAATTGCTGATATTAAACTTGAAAAATATGAACTTAACGATGATAAAGTTGAAGTAGTATTTACAATACCTGTATTGCCTTCATTTGAATTGGGACAATATAAAGGTGTGGAAGTAGAAAAGGAAAAAGTGGAAATTACTGATGAAAAAGTAAATGAAGAAATCGAAAGATTAAGAGAAAATGCTGCAAAATTAAAAGAAGTTGCAGAAAATGAAGAAGCTAAAAACGATGATGTTGTAAATATTAACTTTGAAGGATTTATAGATGGTAAAGCATTTGATGGCGGAAAAGCTGAAGGATATGACTTGACATTAGGTTCTCACAGTTTTATCGACACTTTTGAAGATCAAATTGCAGGGCACAAAAAAGGTGATGAATTTGACGTAAATGTTACATTCCCTGAAGAATATCATGCTGAAAGCCTAAAAGGAAAACCAGCTTTATTCAAAGTAAAAGTAAATTCCATTAAGAGAAAAGAAGAAGCTGAATTAAATGATGATTTGGCAAAAGAATTAGGATTTGACTCTGTTGAAGATATGACAGCTAAAACTAGAGAAAATATTACAAAAAGAGAAGAAGCAAGAGCTGAAAACGAATTTAAGAACAAAGTTATTGACGCTGTAGTAAGTGGAACAGAAGTTGAAGTTCCAGAAGCATTAGTTCAAAGAGAAATTGACTATCAAATCAACAGATTTGCACAACAATTGCAAATGCAAGGAATTAATCTTAACCAATACTTCCAAATGACTGGACAAACAATGGAAGCAATGAGAGAAAGTTCAAAAGAAAATGCTGAAAAATCAGTAAAAACAGAATTAGTGCTAGCTGAAATTGCAAAAGCTGAATCAATCAAAGCAACTGATGAAGAAGTATCAAAAGAAATTGAAACATTGGCTGCAATGTATGGACTTGAAAAAGATGCATTAATCGCTGATGTAAGAAAAAACGGAAACTACGAAAGATTCATTGATGAAACAAACTATAGATTAGTAAATCAAAAAACAATTGATTTGTTAGTAAAAGAAGCAAAAGTTAAATAG
- the clpX gene encoding ATP-dependent Clp protease ATP-binding subunit ClpX produces MANKKKNYCSFCGREEHEVERLIQSPEEDDVFICNECIEDSAELLDSFREYDENEHNREITLLKPKEIKAKLDEYIIGQEQPKKVLSVAVYNHFKRIMHKQKNVDNDVELQKSNVLLVGPTGSGKTLLAQTLAKTLNVPLAIADATTLTEAGYVGDDVENVLLKLIKAADYDIEAAEHGIIYIDEIDKIARKSENMSITRDVSGEGVQQALLKIIEGTVASVPPQGGRKHPNQEMIEINTKDILFIVGGAFEGLEAKVKDRVNEKRVGFGLETNNTKLDDLTLFENVLPEDLIKFGLIPELIGRLPVITALHGLDEEAMIKILTEPKNSLVKQYKKYFEMENVDLEFEKDAITEIAQLALKRKIGARGLRSIIESVMTDLMYEIPSKNNVKKVIITKEAVTDKEKVIVE; encoded by the coding sequence TTGGCAAATAAGAAAAAAAATTACTGTTCATTCTGTGGCAGGGAAGAGCATGAAGTGGAACGGTTAATACAGAGTCCTGAAGAGGATGATGTGTTTATCTGTAATGAATGTATAGAAGACAGTGCGGAATTGCTAGATAGTTTTAGGGAATATGACGAAAATGAGCATAACAGGGAAATCACGCTGTTAAAACCGAAAGAAATAAAGGCAAAACTTGATGAATATATTATCGGACAGGAACAGCCTAAAAAGGTGTTGTCTGTGGCGGTTTATAATCATTTTAAGAGAATAATGCACAAACAGAAAAATGTAGATAATGATGTGGAGCTTCAAAAATCAAATGTACTGCTAGTAGGGCCTACTGGAAGTGGAAAAACCTTGCTTGCACAGACACTGGCGAAAACATTGAATGTGCCTTTGGCGATTGCAGATGCAACGACATTGACGGAAGCTGGATATGTTGGGGATGATGTCGAAAATGTACTTTTAAAACTGATAAAAGCGGCTGATTACGATATTGAAGCAGCAGAGCATGGAATAATTTATATTGATGAAATTGATAAAATCGCTAGAAAATCGGAAAATATGTCAATTACAAGGGATGTTTCTGGAGAAGGAGTTCAGCAGGCGTTACTTAAGATTATTGAAGGGACTGTTGCGAGCGTGCCTCCACAAGGTGGAAGAAAGCATCCAAATCAAGAAATGATTGAAATTAATACAAAGGATATTCTATTTATCGTTGGTGGAGCATTTGAAGGCTTGGAAGCGAAGGTTAAGGATAGAGTTAATGAAAAAAGAGTTGGATTCGGACTGGAAACAAATAATACAAAACTGGATGATTTGACATTGTTTGAAAATGTATTGCCTGAAGATTTAATAAAATTTGGTCTGATTCCTGAATTAATTGGGCGGTTACCAGTAATCACAGCACTTCATGGACTTGATGAAGAAGCCATGATTAAGATATTGACAGAGCCTAAAAATTCACTTGTTAAGCAATATAAAAAATATTTTGAGATGGAAAATGTCGATTTAGAATTTGAAAAGGATGCGATTACAGAAATTGCACAGCTGGCACTTAAAAGAAAAATTGGAGCGAGAGGGCTTCGTTCAATTATTGAGAGCGTTATGACTGATTTGATGTACGAAATTCCATCAAAAAACAATGTTAAGAAAGTAATAATTACTAAAGAAGCAGTTACAGATAAAGAGAAGGTAATTGTTGAATAA
- the recJ gene encoding single-stranded-DNA-specific exonuclease RecJ translates to MKWELKSYNEDYLTSKSSEFGESKLISRLLLNREINTKEKVSKFLNSDKKDIHNPFLFENMERVVERIKKAGRNKEKIVIYGDYDVDGISGVAYLVIMLRKLGLNVDYYIPNRVHEGIGINKNLLNFLKKWDAKLFITVDISINNCEEILMLKNSGIDIIITDHHRQIGVLENRKQEKELGILTINPKTSSTYPNKSLSGSGVAFKLADAIYERYDANKKILYDYMDIIMIGTVADVVPMTDENRFIIKKGLNNLKKTKIKGLKYIINYLKINPRNITTSDIGFFIAPIFNALGRIDNSKIVVNFFIQEDDFKLFSIIEEMKRANKIRRYLENEIYNELEEKIQRLERPKYIFMKSRKWHSGVIGVVCSRISIKYNIPVILISIKNGYGKASCRSIEGINIFDILKSVSDKLERFGGHDLAAGFLVSEKYLGEIEKHLRQRLARKNRENVQKTLYVDAWLNIEYLNKRKLNEINRLSPFGLDNQEPNFMDSDVSFLNLTKFGINNRHFKGFIRKNNRIISVIGYNLGHKLKANNFYKKKFKIVYTPIFKSGHSDLFIELKIKDFK, encoded by the coding sequence ATGAAATGGGAATTAAAAAGCTATAACGAAGATTATTTGACATCAAAAAGTTCTGAATTTGGTGAAAGCAAGTTAATTTCAAGGCTGCTTTTAAATCGGGAAATTAATACAAAAGAAAAAGTTTCTAAATTTTTAAATTCAGATAAGAAGGACATCCATAATCCATTTTTATTTGAAAATATGGAAAGAGTTGTAGAAAGAATAAAAAAAGCTGGAAGAAATAAGGAAAAAATTGTAATTTACGGAGATTATGACGTTGACGGAATCTCTGGAGTAGCGTATCTCGTAATAATGCTACGAAAATTGGGGCTTAATGTTGATTATTATATTCCAAATCGGGTTCACGAGGGAATAGGTATAAATAAAAATCTTTTGAATTTTTTGAAAAAATGGGATGCAAAGTTGTTTATAACAGTTGATATTTCAATAAATAACTGTGAAGAGATATTGATGTTAAAAAATAGCGGTATCGACATAATTATAACAGACCATCATAGACAGATTGGGGTTCTGGAGAATAGGAAGCAAGAAAAAGAATTGGGCATTCTTACAATAAATCCAAAGACCAGCAGTACTTATCCAAATAAATCCTTGTCAGGCTCTGGAGTTGCCTTTAAACTTGCGGATGCCATTTATGAAAGATATGATGCAAATAAAAAAATACTGTACGATTATATGGATATCATAATGATTGGAACAGTTGCAGATGTTGTACCAATGACTGATGAAAACAGGTTTATAATAAAAAAAGGACTAAATAATTTAAAAAAAACCAAAATAAAAGGTTTAAAGTATATTATTAACTATTTGAAGATAAATCCTAGAAATATAACAACCAGTGATATTGGATTTTTCATTGCACCAATTTTTAATGCACTTGGAAGAATTGATAATTCAAAAATTGTTGTAAATTTCTTTATTCAGGAAGATGATTTTAAACTTTTCTCGATTATTGAGGAAATGAAGCGTGCTAATAAAATCAGACGTTATTTGGAAAATGAGATTTATAATGAACTGGAAGAAAAAATACAGCGCCTAGAACGTCCAAAATATATTTTTATGAAAAGCAGAAAATGGCATTCTGGCGTAATTGGGGTAGTTTGCTCAAGAATCTCAATAAAATACAATATTCCAGTAATTCTTATTTCAATAAAAAATGGATATGGAAAGGCATCATGCAGAAGTATCGAAGGAATAAATATTTTTGATATTTTAAAAAGTGTGTCAGACAAACTGGAGCGATTTGGAGGGCATGACTTGGCAGCAGGATTTCTTGTTTCGGAAAAGTATTTAGGTGAAATTGAAAAACATCTGCGGCAAAGACTTGCAAGAAAAAACAGGGAAAATGTACAAAAAACTTTGTATGTTGACGCATGGTTGAATATTGAATATTTAAACAAAAGAAAACTGAACGAAATAAACAGGCTGTCTCCTTTTGGGCTGGATAATCAGGAGCCAAATTTTATGGATTCAGATGTAAGTTTTCTTAATTTGACAAAATTTGGGATAAATAATCGGCACTTTAAGGGATTTATTAGAAAAAATAACCGTATTATTTCAGTAATTGGATATAATTTAGGACATAAATTGAAGGCAAATAATTTTTATAAGAAAAAATTTAAAATAGTTTATACTCCGATATTTAAGTCTGGACATTCAGATTTATTTATCGAATTGAAAATAAAGGATTTTAAATAA
- the clpP gene encoding ATP-dependent Clp endopeptidase proteolytic subunit ClpP: MSAYSPVVIENDGRGERSYDIYSRLLKDRIIFVSGEVEDGMANAIVAQLLFLDAQDNEKDIVMYINSPGGVITAGLAIYDTMRHIKSDVSTVCVGQAASMGAVLLAAGTKGKRYSLPNSRIMIHQPLGGARGQATDIQIQAKEIERMKEITSKILSEATGKSVEEIYADTERDNFMSPEEAVNYGLIDKIL; this comes from the coding sequence ATGTCAGCATATAGTCCAGTAGTTATTGAAAATGATGGGCGTGGGGAAAGAAGTTATGATATTTATTCTAGACTTTTAAAGGATAGAATAATTTTTGTAAGTGGAGAAGTTGAAGATGGAATGGCAAATGCGATTGTCGCTCAATTATTATTTTTAGATGCACAGGATAATGAAAAAGATATAGTTATGTATATAAATAGTCCAGGAGGAGTAATTACCGCCGGGCTTGCGATTTACGACACAATGCGGCACATAAAAAGTGATGTTTCTACAGTATGTGTAGGGCAGGCAGCAAGTATGGGAGCAGTGTTATTGGCGGCTGGAACAAAAGGTAAAAGGTACTCGTTGCCAAACTCAAGAATCATGATTCACCAGCCACTAGGCGGAGCAAGAGGTCAAGCAACAGACATTCAGATTCAGGCAAAAGAAATTGAAAGAATGAAGGAAATTACAAGCAAAATTTTATCAGAAGCAACTGGAAAATCAGTAGAAGAAATCTATGCAGATACTGAAAGAGACAACTTTATGTCACCAGAAGAAGCTGTAAATTACGGATTAATTGATAAGATATTGTAA